A single Gemmatimonadota bacterium DNA region contains:
- a CDS encoding ABC transporter permease — MFKNYLTIAIRNLLRHKGYSAINVLGLAIGIACCVLILLYVQDELSYDQYHEKKDRIYRVVESATVAGRSIEAAVTPPPWAPVLAKDYPVIEAYTRIKPPASRWLIRYQEKRFYERYFAFVDSSFFDIFTFPLVQGDAKTVLADPHTVVLSESMAGKYFGDENPVGKVITGDDLYEFTVTGVMRDMPENSHFHFDFLASYGSLAPHGLYSEPSTMQNHGFSHDLFTYLLLREGYAPEDLERELPGFLDNYLGELLESVGIEARPYLQPITDIHLHSNMEAEIRANSSIRYVYIFSSLAVFVLLIACVNFVNLSTARSARRAQEVGMRKVLGALRNQLIKQFTGESILVAVVALVIALGLVHLLLPQFNLFSGKSLAMEYQSTWLVPTLAGIALVTGIAAGGYPAFILSSFRPVAVLTGALKAGAALSLLRKVLITFQFGISILMIIGTLVVLDQLEYMQNKPLGFDEDNLVVVRLPDEEALNGYPAYRDALMQYPEILNVSTANSIPGGQTSLNLVTPEGVQEDESPVYQMIQADFGYIKTLGIEMASGRTFSRAFGSDSTACLVNEAAVRSLGWDDPIGRTFRLTGEDDDPPLSVIGVMADFHVQSLHQPITPLMVRLDTDPDSFMVVRIQGTNVSRGLETLQEQWRKTYPNHPALDYSFLDDDLRQLYQAERRLGSVFIAGAVLSILIACLGLLGLSSFMAEQRTREIGVRKVLGATISNVILLLSRDFTRLILLAFVLGAPAGYYAMQSWLEDFPYRIEPGLGVFLFAGVAALAVAWLTVGFQSYKAAAANPAEAVHAE; from the coding sequence GTGTTCAAAAACTACCTGACTATCGCGATAAGAAACCTGCTCAGGCACAAGGGTTATTCGGCGATCAACGTCCTGGGACTGGCCATCGGTATTGCCTGCTGCGTGTTGATCCTGCTCTACGTGCAGGACGAGCTCAGCTACGACCAGTATCACGAGAAGAAAGACCGGATATACCGCGTGGTGGAATCCGCGACGGTAGCGGGCCGGTCCATCGAAGCCGCGGTGACGCCTCCGCCCTGGGCCCCCGTGCTGGCAAAAGACTATCCCGTCATCGAGGCGTATACCCGGATCAAGCCGCCGGCCTCCCGGTGGCTGATTCGGTACCAGGAAAAGCGGTTTTACGAGCGGTATTTCGCCTTCGTAGATTCATCGTTCTTCGACATCTTCACCTTCCCCCTGGTTCAGGGCGATGCGAAGACGGTGCTGGCCGACCCCCATACCGTGGTGCTGTCGGAATCTATGGCCGGCAAGTACTTCGGGGATGAGAACCCGGTCGGCAAAGTCATTACGGGCGATGACCTCTATGAGTTCACGGTAACCGGCGTTATGCGGGACATGCCGGAGAACTCGCACTTTCACTTCGACTTCCTGGCCTCCTATGGCTCCCTGGCGCCGCACGGACTCTACAGTGAACCGTCCACGATGCAGAACCACGGCTTCAGCCACGACCTGTTTACCTATCTACTGCTTCGAGAAGGATATGCACCCGAAGACCTGGAGCGAGAACTCCCCGGGTTCCTGGACAATTACCTCGGCGAACTGCTCGAGTCCGTGGGTATCGAGGCCCGACCCTACCTGCAGCCCATCACGGATATCCACCTCCATTCCAACATGGAAGCCGAAATCAGGGCGAACAGCAGTATCCGGTACGTGTACATCTTTTCCTCCCTGGCCGTCTTTGTCCTGCTGATCGCCTGCGTGAATTTCGTGAACCTTTCCACCGCCCGTTCCGCCCGCAGAGCGCAGGAAGTCGGCATGCGGAAAGTACTCGGCGCCCTTCGGAATCAACTGATTAAACAGTTTACTGGCGAGTCGATCCTGGTCGCCGTCGTCGCCCTCGTCATCGCACTGGGCCTGGTTCACCTGCTCCTGCCGCAGTTCAACCTGTTCTCCGGCAAGTCGCTGGCGATGGAATACCAGTCCACCTGGCTGGTGCCGACCCTGGCGGGCATCGCCCTGGTGACGGGCATCGCCGCAGGTGGATATCCCGCTTTTATCCTGTCCTCCTTCAGGCCGGTGGCCGTACTGACCGGCGCACTCAAGGCAGGCGCGGCCCTTTCGCTGCTCAGGAAAGTTCTGATCACGTTCCAGTTCGGTATTTCCATCCTCATGATCATTGGTACGCTCGTAGTCCTCGATCAGCTGGAATACATGCAGAACAAGCCCCTGGGTTTCGATGAAGACAACCTGGTCGTCGTTCGTCTGCCGGATGAGGAAGCCCTTAATGGTTATCCGGCCTACAGGGACGCCTTGATGCAGTATCCTGAAATCCTTAACGTGAGTACGGCGAACAGCATACCCGGAGGTCAGACGAGCCTCAACCTGGTTACGCCGGAAGGGGTGCAGGAGGATGAAAGCCCGGTGTACCAGATGATCCAGGCGGACTTCGGCTACATAAAAACACTCGGCATCGAGATGGCGTCGGGACGCACGTTTTCCCGGGCATTCGGCTCGGACTCCACCGCCTGCCTGGTCAACGAGGCGGCCGTCCGGTCTCTGGGATGGGACGACCCGATCGGCAGGACCTTCAGGTTGACCGGCGAGGATGATGACCCGCCCCTGAGCGTCATCGGCGTCATGGCGGATTTCCACGTCCAGTCGCTGCACCAACCCATAACGCCGCTCATGGTGCGTCTGGATACGGATCCCGATTCATTTATGGTCGTCAGGATACAGGGTACAAACGTATCACGTGGGCTTGAAACACTCCAGGAACAGTGGCGGAAGACCTATCCGAATCATCCAGCCCTGGATTACTCGTTTCTCGATGACGACCTCAGGCAACTATACCAGGCCGAACGGCGACTGGGTTCCGTGTTCATCGCCGGCGCGGTGCTTTCGATCCTGATCGCCTGCCTGGGACTGCTGGGGCTGTCGTCCTTCATGGCGGAGCAACGGACCCGGGAAATCGGCGTACGGAAGGTCCTCGGCGCAACGATATCGAACGTGATCCTGCTGTTGTCGAGGGACTTCACCAGGCTGATCCTGCTGGCCTTCGTGCTCGGAGCGCCGGCGGGTTACTACGCCATGCAATCGTGGCTGGAAGACTTCCCATACCGTATCGAACCGGGCCTTGGGGTGTTCCTTTTCGCGGGTGTCGCGGCACTGGCGGTCGCCTGGCTGACGGTGGGATTCCAATCGTATAAGGCCGCGGCCGCCAACCCGGCGGAAGCGGTGCATGCGGAGTGA
- a CDS encoding SMP-30/gluconolactonase/LRE family protein gives MSFRHAIPIIGLLLAVPLLAAPLQAQEVDPPFGDPEYISPDARLEMVFNEGLALTESPAEGPDGMIYFSDITFTTSAGADGIQAGHIWRYDPKTGETTIYRSPSGMSNGLKFDAQDRLIAAEGADQGGRRVTRTDMETGKAYIIAHEYEGRPFNAPNDVAIDEQGRVYFSDPKYIGNESVEQPVMAVYRIDTDGSIHRIITDAGKPNGVVVSPDQQTLYVVSNDNGSIDLGKITLDIPVHKGRMALLAYDLHEDGSATFRSVLVDYLPEDGPDGLVVDVEGNLYVSERDVTRPGIAIRAPDGTEKAFIPTGVLPTNVGFGRGENSKILYITAGTGLYRIPVMKDGYHLPRG, from the coding sequence ATGTCCTTTCGCCACGCTATTCCAATAATTGGCCTGTTGCTCGCCGTACCGTTGCTCGCAGCACCCCTCCAAGCCCAGGAAGTCGATCCGCCTTTCGGTGATCCGGAGTACATCTCGCCCGACGCCCGCCTGGAGATGGTGTTCAACGAGGGCCTGGCCCTGACGGAGAGTCCCGCCGAGGGCCCGGACGGGATGATCTATTTCAGCGACATCACCTTCACCACGTCGGCAGGTGCGGATGGCATACAGGCCGGGCACATTTGGCGCTATGACCCGAAAACGGGCGAGACCACCATTTACCGGTCGCCGAGCGGGATGTCCAACGGGCTCAAGTTCGACGCCCAGGACCGGCTCATCGCCGCGGAGGGCGCCGACCAGGGCGGACGGCGGGTGACGCGAACGGACATGGAGACGGGCAAGGCCTACATCATCGCACACGAGTACGAAGGACGGCCCTTCAACGCCCCGAACGACGTGGCCATCGACGAACAGGGACGGGTCTATTTCAGCGATCCCAAGTACATCGGCAACGAATCGGTGGAACAGCCCGTGATGGCCGTGTACCGCATCGACACGGACGGCTCGATCCACCGGATCATCACCGACGCGGGCAAGCCGAACGGCGTGGTGGTCTCTCCCGACCAGCAGACCCTCTACGTGGTCAGCAACGACAACGGTTCCATCGACCTCGGCAAGATCACCCTGGACATCCCCGTGCACAAGGGACGCATGGCCCTGCTGGCCTACGACCTGCACGAGGACGGATCCGCCACCTTCCGGAGCGTACTCGTGGACTACCTGCCCGAGGACGGGCCCGACGGCCTGGTCGTCGACGTCGAAGGCAACCTGTACGTGTCCGAGCGCGACGTGACCCGGCCGGGCATCGCCATCCGCGCGCCGGACGGGACCGAAAAGGCCTTCATCCCCACCGGCGTGCTGCCCACCAACGTGGGCTTCGGACGGGGCGAGAACAGCAAGATCCTGTACATCACTGCGGGTACCGGGCTCTACCGGATCCCCGTGATGAAGGACGGCTACCACCTGCCACGGGGATAA
- a CDS encoding aminotransferase class V-fold PLP-dependent enzyme, whose protein sequence is MSVSRREFMGVVSTAALAGAAGLACSDESNQAPADVSAAPPSGDDPLGVRADFPVAGDNLYLNTPYIGPSPQPAVDKTIEFLAAKSRDPVSLRAMLDEEEAVREKFSRLIRAQLGEIGLVSSTSEGENIVVNSLDLKAGDNVVIDDLHYMTSLVMYSQLAETLGIETRIVRNVDGVASSEAFAEMVDENTKLVSVAWISNRNGYRHDLKALADVAHAQGAYLYADAVQGVGMVDLDVGPTGVDFLTTGSYKWLLGGFGVAPFYVRESVMDVVKPDRLGWRMVDERLPDYQYTLYTDARKFGYATPAFAAIYQLSASLDYLLNVGTDRIEQHTVALAHRLHAGLTEQGFEVFTPPGNQSAIVSFNHGADHEVIEKQLNDASVWLSFRENNAQIRVGPAMFNNEQDIDAFLNITKGWRETAS, encoded by the coding sequence ATGTCCGTATCGAGACGGGAGTTCATGGGCGTCGTGTCCACGGCCGCCCTCGCCGGCGCCGCGGGACTCGCATGCAGCGACGAATCGAACCAGGCCCCGGCGGATGTCAGCGCCGCGCCGCCCTCCGGCGACGATCCGCTGGGCGTGCGCGCGGATTTTCCGGTCGCCGGCGATAATCTTTACCTGAATACGCCTTACATCGGTCCCTCGCCACAGCCCGCGGTGGACAAGACCATCGAGTTCCTTGCGGCCAAGTCCCGCGATCCCGTCAGTTTGCGCGCCATGCTCGATGAAGAGGAAGCCGTGCGAGAGAAGTTCTCACGCCTTATCCGGGCACAGTTGGGCGAGATCGGACTGGTTTCGTCCACCAGCGAGGGGGAGAACATCGTGGTCAACTCCCTGGACCTGAAGGCTGGGGACAACGTAGTGATCGACGATCTCCACTACATGACTTCGCTCGTTATGTACAGTCAACTTGCCGAGACCCTGGGCATCGAAACGCGCATCGTCCGGAACGTGGACGGCGTGGCTTCGTCCGAAGCCTTCGCCGAGATGGTGGACGAGAACACGAAGCTGGTCTCCGTGGCCTGGATATCCAACCGGAATGGCTATCGCCACGATCTTAAGGCCCTGGCGGACGTGGCTCACGCCCAGGGCGCCTACCTGTACGCGGATGCCGTCCAGGGCGTGGGCATGGTCGATCTCGACGTCGGACCGACCGGGGTCGATTTCCTCACCACGGGATCCTACAAGTGGCTCCTCGGCGGTTTTGGCGTGGCGCCGTTCTACGTGCGGGAATCGGTAATGGACGTGGTGAAACCCGACCGCCTGGGATGGAGAATGGTAGACGAACGGCTTCCCGACTACCAGTACACGCTTTACACCGATGCCAGGAAGTTCGGATACGCCACCCCCGCCTTCGCGGCGATCTACCAGCTTTCCGCGTCATTGGATTACCTGCTGAACGTGGGCACCGACCGGATCGAACAGCACACGGTCGCCCTGGCGCACCGCCTGCACGCCGGATTGACCGAGCAGGGGTTCGAGGTCTTCACGCCGCCTGGCAACCAGTCCGCCATCGTGTCCTTCAACCACGGCGCCGACCACGAAGTGATTGAAAAGCAGCTCAACGACGCAAGCGTCTGGTTGTCCTTCCGGGAGAACAACGCCCAGATCCGCGTGGGTCCCGCCATGTTCAACAACGAGCAGGACATCGACGCCTTCCTGAACATCACGAAGGGCTGGAGGGAGACGGCCAGCTAG
- a CDS encoding D-cysteine desulfhydrase family protein, translating to MPAQREVDLTNTRELADWLYQLPDLPRTPLVQLPTPIHPLAKLGASLGGPELWIKRDDLTGLAGGGNKSRKLEFLVGDALRTGADTLVTVGAIQSNHTRQTAAAAARCGLRCALMHCAWTRDAGPGYRHVGNILLSSILGAELYLDDRERSIEDKSPLEDLVDHLRRQGRRPYLIPGGASDHTLGSMGYVACAAEITRQSRDQGLHFDYVVHCTGSSSTQSGLVAGFAAMEAGTRVIGVSDDNEVAIKKSRVLRLANATLETLDLPQRVHPDDIEIVSATADPYGVANDEVFQGIQLLARSEGIMADPVYEGKAIRGLLKLAGEGRFEPDSRILLMHLGGTPAVHAYAGQFPPVEFKRFEP from the coding sequence ATGCCCGCACAGAGGGAAGTCGATTTGACGAATACCCGGGAACTCGCCGACTGGCTGTATCAGCTACCGGACCTTCCTCGAACGCCGCTGGTCCAACTGCCCACGCCAATTCATCCACTCGCGAAACTCGGCGCGAGCCTGGGCGGTCCGGAGCTCTGGATCAAGCGCGACGACCTGACTGGGCTGGCGGGGGGCGGCAACAAGTCGCGCAAGCTGGAGTTCCTGGTGGGCGACGCCCTGCGAACGGGCGCCGATACCCTGGTCACAGTCGGGGCCATTCAGTCGAACCATACCCGTCAGACGGCGGCCGCGGCGGCCCGGTGCGGTTTGCGGTGCGCGCTAATGCACTGCGCATGGACCAGGGACGCGGGACCCGGATATCGGCACGTGGGCAACATCCTGCTCAGCAGTATCCTGGGCGCCGAACTCTACCTGGACGACCGCGAACGATCCATCGAGGACAAAAGTCCGCTTGAAGATCTGGTCGATCACCTGCGCCGGCAGGGACGCAGGCCCTATCTCATCCCGGGCGGCGCTTCCGATCACACGCTGGGCAGCATGGGCTATGTCGCCTGCGCCGCCGAGATCACGCGGCAGTCACGTGACCAGGGCCTTCATTTCGACTACGTGGTGCACTGCACGGGCAGCAGCAGCACGCAGTCGGGACTGGTCGCCGGTTTCGCGGCGATGGAAGCTGGTACGCGCGTGATCGGCGTGTCGGACGACAACGAGGTCGCGATCAAGAAGTCGCGGGTACTCCGATTGGCCAATGCCACGCTGGAGACCCTGGACCTGCCGCAGCGCGTCCATCCCGATGACATCGAGATCGTCAGCGCCACGGCCGACCCCTATGGCGTCGCGAACGATGAGGTGTTCCAGGGGATCCAGCTGCTCGCGCGCAGCGAGGGGATCATGGCCGATCCCGTCTACGAGGGGAAAGCGATCCGCGGCCTGCTCAAGCTCGCGGGCGAAGGTCGTTTCGAACCGGACAGCCGGATTCTACTCATGCACCTGGGCGGCACCCCGGCGGTCCACGCCTATGCCGGACAGTTTCCTCCGGTGGAGTTCAAGCGATTCGAACCTTGA
- a CDS encoding UDP-N-acetylglucosamine 1-carboxyvinyltransferase, with the protein MASLIVEGGKPLSGTVVPSGNKNAVLPILCATLLTDETVTIRNVPDITDVQKIVTFLEALGSRIDWDREAGSLQVNNAGFHDDTGEVALPEGMRSALLLLPGLLHRTRSIRFANVKGCALGVREIDPHVELLRALGGRIVSEDPIEFELNGRFRGDRIWQDYVSVTGTENFIMAAVLGEGKSTLVNAACEPNVQDLCHFLNTLGARIEGIGANVLHIQGVDRLGGGTVEITPDHHEITTFLAVGAMTGGEVRVEQAIPHHFDLINRCFRKLGVTVEYEGDTALVRNGQPHRIENPFTSNILAKIEAAPWPYLPADLLPLMIPLAIRAEGSIMFWNKVYEGAFFWISELVKFGAHAVINDPHRIIVFGNRPLQPATVEAPYIIRAAVALYMTAASIPGTSVINGAESINRAHPNFVENLRALGAEVSWDGLEED; encoded by the coding sequence ATGGCCAGTCTGATCGTCGAAGGCGGTAAACCGCTCTCCGGCACGGTCGTTCCGTCCGGCAACAAGAACGCCGTGCTTCCCATTCTCTGCGCCACCCTCCTGACCGACGAGACGGTGACGATCCGGAACGTGCCGGACATCACCGACGTGCAGAAAATCGTCACGTTCCTCGAGGCCCTGGGCTCCCGGATCGACTGGGACCGGGAAGCCGGTTCGCTTCAGGTCAACAACGCAGGATTCCATGACGACACCGGCGAGGTGGCCCTGCCGGAAGGCATGCGCTCGGCCCTGCTCCTCCTGCCCGGCCTGCTGCATCGGACCCGGTCCATCCGTTTCGCGAACGTCAAGGGATGCGCCCTCGGCGTGCGGGAGATCGACCCGCACGTGGAACTGCTACGCGCGCTGGGAGGCCGCATCGTATCGGAAGATCCCATAGAATTCGAGCTGAACGGCCGGTTCAGGGGCGACCGGATCTGGCAGGATTACGTTTCGGTGACCGGGACCGAGAATTTCATCATGGCCGCGGTCCTGGGCGAGGGCAAATCGACGCTGGTCAACGCGGCGTGCGAACCCAACGTGCAGGACCTGTGCCATTTCCTCAACACCCTCGGGGCAAGGATCGAGGGCATCGGGGCGAACGTCCTGCACATCCAGGGCGTGGACCGTCTCGGCGGCGGCACGGTGGAGATCACGCCCGATCATCACGAGATCACGACGTTCCTGGCCGTGGGCGCCATGACGGGCGGCGAAGTGCGGGTCGAGCAGGCCATACCCCACCATTTCGACCTGATCAACCGCTGCTTCAGGAAACTGGGCGTAACCGTCGAATACGAGGGCGATACCGCGCTGGTGCGGAACGGCCAGCCACACCGGATCGAAAACCCCTTCACGTCCAATATCCTGGCCAAGATCGAGGCCGCGCCCTGGCCCTACCTGCCCGCCGACCTCCTGCCCCTGATGATCCCCCTGGCCATCCGGGCCGAGGGTTCGATCATGTTCTGGAACAAGGTCTACGAAGGCGCCTTCTTCTGGATCTCGGAACTGGTCAAGTTCGGCGCCCACGCGGTCATCAACGACCCCCACCGCATCATCGTCTTCGGTAACCGTCCCCTTCAGCCGGCCACCGTGGAGGCGCCCTACATCATCCGGGCGGCCGTGGCCCTGTACATGACCGCCGCAAGTATTCCGGGCACCAGCGTCATCAACGGCGCGGAGTCCATCAACCGGGCCCATCCGAATTTCGTGGAGAACCTGCGCGCCCTGGGCGCGGAAGTGTCGTGGGACGGGTTGGAAGAGGATTGA
- a CDS encoding 2'-5' RNA ligase family protein — MGYAIELFYDDASERAVRDIWDGLGTALGQPSLSELGARPHVSLAVYGDDLDTNDFPERLLEFARSIDPFDFTLSSLGTFAGQEGVVFLAPVVTRRLLEVHAQFREVFSKHEDAGMGFYLRGNWVPHCTIAIDLSADEVTAALAYCREVFQPISGRFQEIGLVEFRPVKERFTYALG, encoded by the coding sequence ATGGGTTACGCGATCGAACTGTTTTATGACGATGCGAGCGAACGGGCCGTTCGCGATATCTGGGACGGTCTGGGCACGGCCCTGGGACAACCTTCACTATCGGAACTCGGCGCCCGGCCGCACGTTTCCCTCGCGGTCTACGGCGACGATCTCGACACGAACGATTTCCCGGAGCGGCTGCTCGAATTCGCGCGATCCATCGATCCATTCGACTTTACATTGAGCAGCCTGGGGACTTTCGCCGGCCAGGAAGGGGTGGTATTCCTGGCGCCTGTGGTAACTCGCCGGTTGCTGGAAGTCCACGCGCAATTTCGCGAGGTGTTTTCGAAACACGAAGACGCGGGCATGGGCTTCTACCTGCGCGGCAACTGGGTGCCGCACTGCACGATCGCCATCGACCTGTCGGCGGACGAAGTAACAGCGGCCTTAGCGTACTGTCGTGAGGTCTTCCAACCGATCTCCGGACGGTTCCAGGAGATCGGTCTGGTCGAATTTCGTCCCGTGAAGGAACGGTTTACCTATGCACTCGGTTAG